The genomic DNA ATATAATTATGATTtacaatcatttatttctttttaatgtctcttactggtttgtgtaaGTAAGTAGTctacaaaaacatttagaaaatgtttcagagcgagtcacactcttctgacagcgctttgctatacagtggctttacgaAAATGCTCCGCTTcaacaatgttgtaaagaaaactgccgtaatctgctgggatgtaagagcatgtccacgatgggtgacgttagtgatatgatgATGGCTAAGGTTATCTACCaatctacatatctgatggactgtgaagaaaaacgataccgctcaaataggtagttatctggaaatgaaaatgcatctatatcatctcccgacgtatgtttaactctctatgaagtaatacagcttcttcatcaacaggATCGTTGGCAAAAGGAAATACCATGTATGGaacaaaaacgttttatagtctgcatttttaattcatgcagataaactgcgctaaaaatgcgcctgatacagactgaatgaattaatgagGAAATGAATGATGAAATGAGAGagtgctgtgtcagagggaggagactgagagaaactcgaggtttattgaagaaaacctgctcccgaccaggttaggttcacagacacAGTTACCATAGCATAGTAAtgagttacctctctttctgaaacgggctggagttacctttctctctcaggtttgattaacaTCCTTTTCTGAAACAGaactaggggtgcaccgatccgatattaggaTCGGATATCGGCCCCAATATTGACGAAATAGCTGGATCAAGGATtggaaaaattaacagatccacgggccatcgagttttttttccctccgtcgcagcaccgggacccctgttaactgcgtacccttctcactcatggtagtaactttataacacaacaattaataacccacaactaactctctttaaaaggataaaataccatagcatataacaatttgtgacttaaacagtttctaacactaataattttacatttacaaatgtacgcccaacggcatgctgggtaacattatagctgctagcctagctagctaaccaggtagcataacagtctgttaagctgggagaggctccggtcgctactgcacataaaagaaccgagaagaaagttaaaggatgaagaaagaccggagatacaccagaacaacgtgtgctcaagagaggagccaTCTGTTGTTCcgaagtttttatttttctaaaaaatcggacataatttagccattgttgttgcccgtcgctctaacgttactcggccgtgctaacgttaccatgctaacgttactgtgctaacgttaaatacatgtcacttcaagcatgcagtgGAGCAACATTATGAACGCAATAACAATCCACCTACGGTCCGGCTACAGACCTttgagaaagacgggttcagagcaattattaaaacactggatttaagtcGCTTGCCTCGCTAAAATACGTCCACCAACCTactaacattattcaaacaccgaaggaggctgacagcggagctaaGTTCAGTCgcccactacaaccacactacaacaacataacttacctgtggccaaggtagtgtttatacaactagcaactatttagttttgaaagggaagctatgttaaagttgtttgtatgtgtaggctattcatttgatttgagtttattttactactttgcagtttgcacaataaaaatagtttagattctgtaactgtttcatggattctccttcatataaagttattgtataatgttgtggagccaaaccctttagtaatcaaagcttttagtaaacatgtaaaatgtttttgtgatattctatgtactcctgacagtagaataagccattataaacctatataaaggtggcccattattgaaggcccattattgttatttaaatttattttaagaattttaagaagtttgattacattgtaTTTTTCGATTttaatgcacaattgttttttaaataacaaataaataagaattcaatacattacatctatgttattttgtcttagttaggaaagtaatgtttagttagaaaagtctggtgcctttagtctcttccatatggtggaaggaaggtataaggtggaaggtatacagtttattattaattcagcaatggtatcggatcggtatcgacagatacacaaagccctggcatcggtatcggtatcaggactgaaaaagtcggatcggtgcatccctaaacaGAACACCCAGAGTTtctctcatctcagggttaacaaactcagagttttcactaaacctgctttctgaaatggaTCCCTGTCACATATGGGGCCTAGAGGAGgccaaaaataacaaataatcacagtgtttaaataaatgtcactGTAAAAATCGATGTTTCTATGGCACACTCCAGACTAAGTAAACAGTAATCTCCTGCTACAGCACCACTCACAGCCATGCTTCAACCACGTGCATCGCATTAAGAATTGCagttgacaattttttttaaccactacAGTAAATGAAATTGACTTTGTATAGCTTAAAGTGTTATGGATGTTTTATcagattttgaaataaaaaatccattgaatttctagcacagaatatttatttatacattgaaataatgtaaatgaaatgtttgCCTCTGAATTTAACTCTTCAAATTTTCAACAACTTATGTTCacctttatttttctaaattcacacattcagaaaataaaactcaacataaaaaatgtcaatatACTAAATTCAGatgcaaaatgtaatttataaaatgatGTGTTAACATACAGGAACCCAAGGAAAAGCAATCAATTCTAGATTCAGAGCAGCAgtcagagagggagagcagcATTTGAAAGGAGAGATACGTCTCTCTTTAAcatacttgtaaaaaaaaaaaaaaatggcatatGTTATTTAGACTTGCATATGTTATTTAGACTTAAATAACCAAAGCTTATACTTTTAATTCATTTATTGGCATATTTAAAACAGGGGAAGTGTACAAAACATGTATTGCAACAGATATCACAATGCTAATTGTTGTCTCTGGGCATGTAGGCTATAATTGCACatctatataaaaatatatatttccatGTAACACTAATGTACACCTGTAGGACACTGTTAAGacgctcctctccctctctaacTGCTGCTCTGAAACTAGAATTGATTGCTTTTCCTTGGGTTCCCGGATGTTAACACTGAATTGtattcattacattttgcagctgaATTTGAGCGAGTTGAAAATATATTAGTTaaacattgtattttgcatCTGAATTTGGTATATTGAATTTTTTACAGTGAATTTTTGATTCTGAATCTGgaacattgaaaaataaaagtgaatatAAGTGTAGAGTAAAATTCAAAGGCAAAAAAATTCAGATAAATAATTTCAATGCATAAATATTCAATGCTAAATAttcaatggctttttaatttcaaatACCAATGAAACAGATTTACTTCAATAAAATGTCTACATTAACATGTTCATGTAGGGTATGTTTCAGGCTTAAAGGTTACCATCTCAGTCTGTTTTACTAAATTGAATGGCATTACAGAAAAATATCACTCTCATAGCCAAGACTTCTTAGTACGTCCCAGCCTGGCCATGTTGGCCAGCTTGACCTTTACTTTGTCTCTGCTCTCTGGGCTCCTCTTAGAGGTGCATTCCACAGTTGAGTCTGTCTCAAAGGAGATAGCCGGGGCATGTGTGAGCAGACCCCCAGTCTTCTCTGGGCCCATAGCTGCTGGAGTCTGCAGAACCAGCTGACCCCTCAGAGAATGCCTGAGCTGCAGCAGGAGGGGGTTGTGGTTTGAGTACAGTCTGACGGTGTCCCTCTCCTGACTGCAGCAGGTTGAGCAAGCTGAGCAGAGGATGCGGAAAATGTAGACCCAGCCCAGGTAATGGAGCTCTGCGATGTTGAGCACGAAGCAACCCAGGCTGATGCTGAACATGAAGTTCAAGAAGATGGTTTTCTCAGTGGCACGTGACACAAAGCAGTCCGTACGAGTAGGGCAAGGGTAGGTCTCACAGCGGTACAGGTGAGGCACCTCAAACCCAAACAAGAAGTACTGGCCCACCAGGAAGGTGATCTCCATAACAGATCGTAGTAACACATGAAGAATGTATATGAGCAGAACCTGGTTGGACTGTTGGGTGGGGTCTTCTCCTACCTCACGATAATCCTCCTCCAGAGAGCTTTGTTCTACTTCTTCCCTCTCCCTCGCATTCCATTCCTCTCTGTAATGACGACAGTAGGTGGGCATGTCAACCCTCAGGGCCTCCGTGCCATTCTTTCCCAGGTGCCCACATCTCTGTCTGGGAGGCTTCTGGGCTACCACCTGTGCCCTTTGGCCATCCAGCTTCTCATCCTTGGCAATCTTATGCAGAACAAAAACTATGTAGAAGATGGATGGGGTAGAGACCAGCACAATTTGGAAGACCCAGAACCGTAGATGTGAAACAGGAGCAAAGGTGTCGTAACATACGTTGTTGCATCCAGGCTGCTGGGTGTTACAGGTAAACTTGGACTGCTCGTCGCTGTAGACAGCGTCACCCACCAAGGCCACCAGCAGGATACGGAAAATAAGCAGCATGGTGAGCCAGATCTTGCCTATCACTGTAGAGTGGTTTTGGACTTCAGACAGGAAGCGACCAAGTATGGACCAGTCACCCATGGCTTAACCTTAGAGAGAATATAAAAGATTATATAAACATGTTATCAATAATAAGACATGTCAGTGGTTCctaaactttttcttttttgtccctCTTTGGAAGAAGTAAGAATGTCATTCCACCCATCCCATTGTAAACCAGTTTAACTGTTATCAACCACCACAATATtggaaaatgtttaaaacaaaacaacctgaatgagacttttttcaaaataacatcATCTAGAACATGAACTGCATGTTTCATCTTTACATGATATAAACTGCTTTAGCAAGCAGTTACAGATGAGTCTGCCACTCAGTGACATCAGCATGCAGTATTTTGGATGCGCAACTCCGCCCCCACAGCTACCGTTAACTCGCTACTATGCACCTACTTTGATCACATCACATCAGTGGGATGAAGCCTATATTACAGGAATATAGGCTTACAGAAGCCTTATTACAGGAATGGCTAGCAATATGACATGACTGCATATTTACtaactatttacatttaatgtatttgtatttgctcAGACGTTGCTTTGGCACAATCGTCAAATCCACAATGTTATATGCATTTGAGAAATGGACAACTGCTTTTCTAATGGTTTGTTTAATCTCAATCACATGTATTAACTCAATGCTCATTGTGTAAATCCTTGCATGCAAGAACAACATCACACCTTTCAAACATGTTTCCTAACCATACTAAGGACAAGGGCAGATGGCAGTGTATTATCCGCAcagctgagaaggtgattggctgcaatctgccatCTCTCCAGGAACTGTACGCCTCCAGAACGCTGAAGTGGAAAGATTGTAGCCAATCTCTCTCATCTCTGGACACATCCTATTTGAacccctcccctctggcaggaggttgtggtccatcaggaccaaaacctcttTTATAGGCCTAGAAATTAAGTTCTTGGtttatattattttgcatttttggGTAAATAAAAACCCTCTTTTCAACAAAAACTCCTGTTCTCCTCATTGCCTCACTGCTTGGTCCCTGACAATTGGTGGCAGTGGTGGGATCATCCAGTGGAGGAAACaggattatttttcttttctctttctcagtttGTTGGATTTTTTTAACCCCCAAGACAAGAAGAGGAAAATAACTCAAGCAGAAAAAAGTGGAAGGAATCAAGGGGGCAAGCCTTGCTCAGGAGGGGCAAGCCAGTGAAGAAGAAAATGGAGCTTCTGGAGCATTGAGGGTAAGGAGCCAACTCTGTGATGGCCGTTCTTCAGGCTCACATGGGGCAGCAAGAGGCCCGAGACGCAAGGCAGAATGAGGTAACAGCAAGACAAAAACACTGTTTTAGAGCGCTGCAACACCAGTTTCAGCTTTTGCAGGTTTGAAGTTCAGGCAAGAACATCTCCAGATCCAGATCAGCAGACTCTGATCTGGAAGTTCAATCACCCTCTGCCAGCCCAAACTGAGCCCATGACGACCAATCAAACAGTGGCCTTTGCAGGTCAGTCTTGCTCACACCATCAGCCGAGTTTGGAAAAATGAAGTGATAATGATGACATTGAACAAATGTATCATTACATTTGAACGAATTGCTGTAGCATGCAGGTGGCCGAAAACAAACTGGGTTTTTCATTTAATCCCATTACTAACCGGTAAAGATAGAAGTGCGTTTGTACATATGGACATTGATGACTCCCTTGACTATGACCAGGGCCCggtttttcaaaagtaatccacTAGGATTTTGGATaacggattggatcaaatcttgaaaatgggtttttcagaagaaaaaacagATTACATAATCGGATTAGATCACGTAATCCAATCTTGGTTTTGATCCGGATCAAACCTTTAGTTTGGGTTTTTCAGAACTTTTTTGTAGGATTTGGATCACTTTGATCCAAAAACTCTGGATTAAACTGATCCCATCAGAAGGGTGGATTCAGTGTGGATTTCATGcccaaaatgtaatgaaaacattaaaaatgtatcaaataatACTATATTTGGATCATGCAGTATCTTACAAGATATGCTATTTATTCATaaggttttaattttatttgttcGTCCGTCAGGCTACAGTGATTAGGTAGGCTTTAACGTATTCAGCCTTTCAGTATAGGCCTACAGCAAAGTAGAAAGAGTTTGGCCTCATAAAATAATCCCCCAAACAGCTGTCAAAATTGaccaaaaacaatacattttattctgtcactaattgatatatatattcatCACAATCGAAAATATTTTCGTTTTTAGAATATTTATTAGTGATGCATGCAATGATTACAGAATAAccaaaaaaatgcaaagaatGGCAATCACCGATTTTTGAAATCCAAAACAAATCCAAATCAAAAATAGTGTCTAACTATTGCGTCCCTTGTTGCACGTCCTGTTTGCTCGTTCTGGCAGAATGCAGGAGGTTGGTTAGGGTCTCCAAGGGGCTCAGGTGCATCATTGTCAGCACAGAGAGGGACATTGCGCTTAGTAGCGATGTTGTGCAGGACAATACAGGCAAGGGTTATGTTGCATGCTTTCTGTGGTTCCGCTCTCAGGTAGTTAAGGCATGCAAAGCGCCTCTTAAGAACTCCATTTAAACGCTCAATTGCACATCTTGCTCTGCAATGAGCAGTGTTGAAGCGTGCCTGCGCCAGTGTATTTGCTGTTAGAAAAGGAGTCATCAGCCATGGTAGGAGTGGGTAGGCACTGTCTCCTAATATTATGCCATCCAGTCGGTTGGTTTGGAGGTCTCTATATAGAGCGCTCTCCCTCAGGATGCATGCATCATGGACAGACCCAGGCCACTTGACAACGCAGTTGGTGATGATGAGGTCAGCATCACACACAAGTTGGACATTGATGCTGTGCCTCCCCTTTCTGTTTATAAACTCCCATTCATTCTCACAAGGTGCTTGTATATGCACATGTGTGCAGTCGATTGTTCCAATAGTATTGGGCATATTGCCCAGGCAAGCAAAAGTAATAGCGCGTGGCCTGGGCAATCTGGTTGTcctttggaaaagaaaaaaattcatTGACCAGGCTGACCAGTGCGATTGACACATCTCTCACCACATCACACACAGCTGATTTCACCACTCCCATATAGTCACCAACAACTTGATAGAAAGTCCCACATGCATAAAATCGGAGAGCAATGAGGATCTGGTCTTCCACAGACAGACCGTTACTCCTTTGAGTTCTGTTTTGAAGTTTTGGCCTGAGAAGGTTCACAAGGTACTCTATATCAGCCTTCCCAAAGCGAAACCGGACATACAGCTCCTCAGTGGTGTATTGCCCCAGTGGCTTGGTACGTTCAACATACACCCTTTGACAGTATCCTCTCCTGGCAAAGTGGTGGTGGCGGTGGACAACACCTGCCATGTCACTGTCTCTCTGTGAATCATCTGAGGAAGGCTGATTTATATGGCTGTGTAGTTGGTCTTTTCAAACACACCTATTACAACTGATTGGTTTTGGCTTGTGTTCAATTGAGGCAATTGGACCCAAGGCCTATAATTGATGAACAATGTTCACTATAGTAAAGCAACGGAACCATGGACTCAAGAAGCTGTAACTTCACTGCTGCTGAAACCAATGCACTACTAGAGGGTGTTCGGTGACATTATGGAACAATAGTGGGAAGTTTTAATACTGCTAAGGATaccaacaaatgaaaaaaaaaaaatgatgtttgGACTTTAATCACAGAAAATGTGAATGCCATAGGGTCTGGCCAGAGGAGGACCACAGACCAAATCAAATTGCGGTGGAAGAATCTTAAGGCCAGGGCAACAAAGGACCATGCTGAAGCCAAAAACCCACAAACAGGCAACAAGCCATTTAAGAGGGGAGATTACACAGATGTGGAGGTCATTGGAGGTGAGAAGTCGCAAGCTCTCCATGGTATTCAAGGTGTTGTAGGGGATGGCGAGCCTTGgattgaggaggaggagaaactgCCAGTTCCTCCTGAGGCTGATCCAGAGAGCGTATTTATATTGGATCTCAGCTCTGTTCCTGAGGAAGAAGCTGGATCCTCATTGGTTGAGCCAGTGGTAGTTGCCACAGGATCTCAGAGGAAAGGCTTGAAGCGCCCTTTATCAAACAAAGATGATGATTACAAGGCACTTCTGCAAAAAGAGACTGAAAGGGCAGAAGCACAGCTTCGTCTGGCAGAGGAACAACTGACTCTGaccaaactgcagcaaaccAAGGCCAGACTTGAGATCCGCCTCCTAAAGGCTACGCTCAGACAAGCTGGTCTCTCCACATCAGATGAGGAAGTCTGAAATTATTGTGGAGTATTtcacagtctttttttttaattcaatacatctatatttgaaacttgttattAATATCCTCAATGtacagtgtttgtgttgtaggtCTCAGATGAGCGGACTGCTGGAAGAGGATGGGGTGtggtttttcttgtttttagtttttttaaatgtgtgtgttatcatttcaaatataaataaacttaaattGACCCCACACTGGCTATTCTACTTGTTGCTCTTTACATATCTATAGTTCTACATTGTGATTTCCTATCCTGTTTGAGCACTGGTTATCCAGATTTGGTGATCCTGAAAAGTTCCTATCCGGATCAGATTGATCCAATCCGatgttgctttgaaaaactGCCTCAAAAGTAAACTGGATTACGTGATCACGGATCGCAAAAAAAAGGATTACTAAATCCGGATCAATTTTATCCGGAttaaactttttgaaaaactgggcccagGTGAATCTGCAGTTCTTGCTAAATACGACATTAACCCTGAGACATACAGGCAGAGATTCCGCTCCCTAGAGGTCAACCCTGATGAAAGCCCAAAGGAGTTATATGCAAGGCTCAAGGAGCTTTATGGGAAGTGGATCCAACCAAAAGGTAAAACCATCCAAGATATTGGTGAAATTATTATATTGGAGCAGTATTTGAGAATGTTGTCTCCAGAGCTTCAGGTCTGGATCCGAGAACATGAACCCGATTCAGCAATGGATTCCAGGCTGGCTGATATTTTCGTGGCTGCCCCGAAGAAGGGACAACCATGGAGCTACAACTTTTGGAGAACAAAGGACATCTGCAAACCAGCCTACCAACCAGTGACCAGAATGGGTAAGCCTCACATGGGGGAAAACCAGCCCACTAGCAGACCATTAAAATCCTCAGGAAATAAGCCAATCTGTTATCTATGTGGAGTAGAAGGCCTTACAAAACCCATGTGCCCTAAAAACTCAGCTAAAATGACACAAATGTGCTTTGTACCACACCCTCAGGAAAAACCTAAGCTCAAGAAGGACCAATCTATTAAAATCACAAACATGAAAGTTAATGGAACAACTCTTGAGGTCCTGCTTGATTCTGGAAGTGATCAGACTCTTGTGCACAGGAAGTTTGTACCCCTCAACATAATCAATACCCAAGACACCATACCTATCTGTTGTGTACATGGAGATGAGAAAACATATTCAACAGCTGAAATGTACATAAAAGTAGACGGGCAAACTTACCTGTTGAACATTGGAGTTGTTGATTGCTTACCTTTTCCTGCTGTACTAGGATGAGACCTTCCAGTTCTCTTTGATCTGTTGGGAGTCAGACCAAAGCCGAAAATGTAATGCTGCTGTTACCAGAGCACAAGCAAAGAAATCCAATTAAATGCTGAGACTATCTGTGCCCTGCCTTTCTACGATAATGAATTGGAGACTG from Perca fluviatilis chromosome 2, GENO_Pfluv_1.0, whole genome shotgun sequence includes the following:
- the LOC120570616 gene encoding gap junction delta-2 protein-like encodes the protein MGDWSILGRFLSEVQNHSTVIGKIWLTMLLIFRILLVALVGDAVYSDEQSKFTCNTQQPGCNNVCYDTFAPVSHLRFWVFQIVLVSTPSIFYIVFVLHKIAKDEKLDGQRAQVVAQKPPRQRCGHLGKNGTEALRVDMPTYCRHYREEWNAREREEVEQSSLEEDYREVGEDPTQQSNQVLLIYILHVLLRSVMEITFLVGQYFLFGFEVPHLYRCETYPCPTRTDCFVSRATEKTIFLNFMFSISLGCFVLNIAELHYLGWVYIFRILCSACSTCCSQERDTVRLYSNHNPLLLQLRHSLRGQLVLQTPAAMGPEKTGGLLTHAPAISFETDSTVECTSKRSPESRDKVKVKLANMARLGRTKKSWL